One window of Bos javanicus breed banteng chromosome 1, ARS-OSU_banteng_1.0, whole genome shotgun sequence genomic DNA carries:
- the LOC133239393 gene encoding olfactory receptor 5AC1-like yields MAEENMTLVIEFVLTGLTDLPRLQVPLFLVFLVIYLTTMAGNLGLIFLIWKDPHLHTPMYSFLGSLAFVDACSSSSVTPKMLVNTLDKSQMISLFECMAQYYFFGSSATTECFLLVVMAYDRYAAICSPLLYPVVMSNRLCTCLISASYAIGFLHPIIHVGLLSRLTFCRSNIIHHFYCEILPLFAISCTDPSINALVVFIFAAFIQAFTFTGIIVSYICVLFAILKKKSEKGRSKAFSTCSAHLLSVSLFYGTLFFMYVRPGSGQDQYQDKMYSLFYTIIIPLLNPFIYSLRNKEVLGALRKIIKI; encoded by the coding sequence ATGGCAGAAGAAAATATGACTCTGGTGATAGAATTTGTTCTCACAGGACTCACAGATCTCCCAAGGCTTCAGGTCCCCCTTTTCCTGGTGTTCCTGGTCATCTACCTCACCACCATGGCGGGCAACCTCGGACtgatttttctcatctggaaggACCCCCATcttcacacccccatgtactcATTCCTGGGCAGCTTGGCCTTTGTAGATGCTTGCTCGTCATCTTCTGTGACTCCCAAGATGCTTGTCAACACCTTAGACAAGAGTCAAATGATATCTCTCTTTGAGTGCATGGCCCAATACTATTTTTTTGGTTCCAGTGCCACCACAGAATGTTTCCTCCTGGtggtgatggcctatgaccgctatgcaGCCATATGCAGCCCCTTACTTTACCCAGTGGTGATGTCCAACAGACTCTGCACTTGCTTGATAAGTGCATCATATGCAATTGGTTTTCTGCATCCTATAATACATGTAGGATTATTATCTAGATTAACTTTCTGCAGGTCTAATATAATACATCACTTCTACTGTGAAATTTTGCCACTTTTTGCAATTTCTTGCACTGATCCATCAATTAATGCattagtggtttttatttttgctgctttTATACAGGCTTTTACTTTTACAGGTATTATAGTCTCCtatatttgtgtcctctttgccATCCTGAAAAAGAAGTCTGAAAAGGGCAGGAGCAAAGCCTTCTCCACATGCAGTGCCCACCTTCTCTCTGTTTCCTTGTTCTATGGCACTCTCTTCTTCATGTATGTGCGTCCTGGGTCTGGCCAGGATCAATATCAGGATAAAATGTATTCACTGTTCTACACAATTATAATTCCCCTGCTAAACCCCTTTATTTATAGCCTAAGAAACAAGGAAGTTTTAGGTGcacttagaaaaataataaagatttaa